From the Thunnus albacares chromosome 24, fThuAlb1.1, whole genome shotgun sequence genome, one window contains:
- the LOC122976461 gene encoding trace amine-associated receptor 13c-like — translation MLTQPTVMSRFPGVHLYVTEERRLLLPHFESALLYTLLAFVSLLTVTLNLLVIISISHFQQLHTPTNTLLLSLAVSDLVVGLLVMPIEGLRYIERCWMLGRLMCALTPYVSYCMLSASLGHMVLISIDRYLAICDPLLYSSKVTLNRVKISICLCWACSLLYNGCILMGHLGRPDRFSSCHGKCVVVISHISGTLDLFFSFVGPCTVMVVLYMRVFVVAVSQLRVIQSQTAATKMRAAPTAKRSERKAARTLGIVITVFLMCFCPYYYPALAGQDTSTSLSYFGVLSWLMLMNSCVNPLIYALFYPWFRKAIKLILTLRILQPHSQEAKIL, via the exons ATGTTGACACaaccaacagtgatgtcacggtTTCCTGGAGTCCACCTGTACGTCACTGAGGaaag GCGTCTGCTCCTACCCCATTTTGAGTCTGCACTCCTCTACACCCTGCTGGCCTTCGTCTCTCtgctcactgtcacactcaaCCTGCTCGTCATCATCTCCATCTCCCACTTCCAGCAGCTCCACACCCCTACTAACACCCTGCTTCTGTCTCTGGCCGTGTCCGACCTGGTGGTGGGGCTGCTGGTGATGCCTATTGAAGGCCTGCGCTACATAGAGAGGTGTTGGATGCTTGGGAGGCTGATGTGTGCTCTGACTCCTTATGTCTCTTATTGTATGCTCTCTGCCTCTTTGGGCCACATGGTGCTCATATCCATTGATCGCTATCTTGCTATCTGTGACCCACTGCTCTATTCCTCTAAAGTCACCCTGAACAGAGTTAAAATTTCAATCTGTCTGTGTTGGGCTTGTTCTCTTCTGTACAATGGGTGTATTCTGATGGGACATTTAGGGCGGCCGGACAGGTTCAGCTCCTGTCACGGCAAGTGTGTGGTAGTCATCAGCCACATCTCAGGCACACTAgacctcttcttctcctttgttGGGCCCTGTACTGTCATGGTTGTGCTGTATATGAGGGTGTTTGTAGTTGCTGTCTCTCAGTTGAGAGTCATTCAGTCACAGACTGCTGCCACCAAGATGAGAGCGGCTCCGACTGCTAAAAGATCAGAGAGGAAGGCAGCCAGGACTCTTGGCATTGTGATAACTGTGTTTCTCATGTGTTTCTGCCCGTATTACTACCCTGCTCTGGCAGGTCAAGACACCTCCACTAGCTTGTCATACTTTGGTGTGTTGTCCTGGCTCATGTTGATGAACTCCTGTGTGAACCCTCTGATCTACGCTCTGTTCTACCCCTGGTTCAGAAAAGCTATTAAACTCATCCTAACACTGAGAATACTGCAGCCTCACTCCCAGGAGGCCAAGATCCTGTAG
- the LOC122976462 gene encoding trace amine-associated receptor 13c-like, with protein MMDGTWGPPLCFPDFNSSCRRLLLPRSESSLLYTLLAFVSLLTVTLNLLVIISISHFQQLQTPTNTLLLSLAVSDLVVGLLVMPIEGLRYIEACWLPGRLMCALTPYVSYCMLSASLGHMVLISIDRYLAICDPLLYSSKVTLNRVKISICLCWACSLLYNGCILMGHLGRPDRFSSCHGECVVVISHISGTLDLFFSFVGPCTVMVVLYMRVFVVAVSQMKVIQSQTAATKMRAAPTAKRSERKAARTLGIVIAVFLMCFCRYYSSALAGQDTSNSLSYFSVLSWLMLMNSCVNPLIYALLYPWFRKAIKLILTLRILQPHSQEAKIL; from the coding sequence ATGATGGATGGCACTTGGGGCCCCCCACTCTGCTTCCCTGACTTCAACTCCTCCTGCAGACGTCTGCTGCTACCCCGCTCTGAGTCTTCACTCCTCTACACCCTGCTGGCCTTCGTCTCTCtgctcactgtcacactcaaCCTGCTCGTCATCATCTCCATCTCCCACTTCCAGCAGCTTCAAACCCCGACTAACACCCTGCTCCTGTCTCTGGCCGTGTCTGACCTGGTGGTGGGGCTGCTGGTGATGCCAATCGAAGGCCTGCGCTACATAGAGGCGTGCTGGCTGCCGGGAAGGCTGATGTGTGCTCTGACTCCTTATGTCTCTTACTGTATGCTCTCTGCCTCTTTGGGCCACATGGTGCTCATATCCATTGATCGCTATCTTGCTATCTGTGACCCACTGCTCTATTCCTCTAAAGTCACCCTGAACAGAGTTAAAATTTCAATCTGTCTGTGTTGGGCTTGTTCTCTTCTGTACAATGGGTGTATTCTGATGGGACATTTAGGGCGGCCGGACAGGTTCAGCTCCTGTCACGGCGAGTGTGTGGTAGTCATCAGCCACATCTCAGGCACACTAgacctcttcttctcctttgttGGGCCCTGTACTGTCATGGTTGTGCTGTATATGAGGGTGTTTGTAGTTGCTGTTTCTCAGATGAAAGTCATTCAGTCACAGACTGCTGCCACCAAGATGAGAGCGGCTCCGACTGCTAAAAGATCAGAGAGGAAGGCAGCCAGGACTCTTGGCATTGTGATAGCTGTGTTTCTAATGTGTTTCTGCCGGTATTACTCCTCAGCTCTGGCAGGTCAAGACACCTCCAATAGCTTGTCGTACTTTAGTGTGTTGTCATGGCTCATGTTGATGAACTCCTGTGTGAACCCTCTGATCTATGCTCTGCTCTACCCCTGGTTTAGAAAAGCTATCAAACTCATCCTAACACTGAGAATACTGCAGCCTCACTCCCAGGAGGCCAAGATCCTGTAG
- the LOC122976460 gene encoding stomatin-like protein 2, mitochondrial, which translates to MLRTLCRAGGAVLKNSQRTVPKLWVTPAQQRWASRLPMNTVVLFVPQQEAWVIERMGRFHRILEPGLNFLIPILDRIRYVQSLKEIVIDVPEQSAVSLDNVTLQIDGVLYLRILDPFKASYGVEDPEYAVTQLAQTTMRSELGKLTLDKVFRERESLNSNIVHSINQASDEWGIRCLRYEIKDIQVPPRVKESMQMQVEAERKKRATVLESEGTREAAINIAEGYKQAQILASEGEKAEQINKAAGEAQAVLATAEAKAKAICMLSEALAEQNGNAAASLSVAEQYVSAFSKLAKESNTVLLPSNSGDVSGMVTQAMTIYSTLAKPTSKVESIKTKTEEPREEPPVQSTSTQ; encoded by the exons ATGTTACGGACATTGTGTCGGGCCGGCGGCGCCGTTTTAAAG AACTCCCAGAGGACTGTGCCCAAGCTGTGGGTGACTCCTGCCCAGCAACGATGGGCCTCGCGCTTACCCATGAACACTGTGGTCCTGTTTGTGCCGCAGCAGGAAGCCTGGGTCATCGAGAGGATGGGTCGTTTTCACCGGATCTTAGAGCCG GGACTGAACTTCCTCATTCCCATACTTGACCGCATTCGTTACGTGCAGAGCCTTAAAGAGATTGTAATTGATGTTCCTGAACAGTCAGCTGTATCCCTTG ATAATGTAACGCTGCAAATTGATGGGGTCCTTTATTTGAGAATCTTGGATCCTTTTAAG GCCAGTTATGGTGTAGAGGATCCAGAATATGCTGTGACTCAGCTCGCACAAACCACAATGCGTTCAGAACTGGGCAAACTCACGCTGGATAAAGTATTCAGG GAAAGGGAGTCTCTCAATTCCAACATCGTCCACTCCATCAACCAGGCGTCAGACGAGTGGGGCATCCGCTGCCTGCGCTACGAAATCAAAGATATACAGGTTCCACCTCGGGTTAAAGAGTCGATGCAGATGCAG GTGGAGGCCGAGCGTAAGAAGAGAGCGACGGTGCTGGAGTCGGAGGGGACACGCGAAGCGGCCATCAACATCGCAGAGGGTTACAAGCAGGCGCAGATCCTCGCTTCAGAGGGCGAGAAAGCGGAGCAGATAAACAAAGCAGCTG GTGAGGCCCAAGCTGTTTTGGCCACAGCAGAGGCCAAAGCCAAAGCCATTTGTATGCTGTCAGAGGCTCTGGCTGAACAG AACGGAAATGCTGCAGCCTCTCTGAGTGTTGCCGAACAGTACGTCTCTGCTTTCTCCAAACTCGCCAAGGAGTCCAACACCGTCCTCCTGCCCTCCAACTCCGGTGACGTCAGCGGGATGGTCACACAG GCTATGACCATTTACAGTACGCTGGCCAAACCAACCTCAAAAGTTGAGAGCATAAAGACCAAGACAGAGGAACCCAGAGAGGAGCCTCCAGTCCAGTCAACATCAACTCAATAG
- the LOC122976464 gene encoding trace amine-associated receptor 13c-like, translating to MDGTGGPPLCFPDFNSSCRRLLLPRSESSLLYTLLAFVSLLTVTLNLLVIISISHFQQLHTPTNTLLLSLAVSDLVVGLLVMPIEGLRYMLMCWLLGRLMCALTPYVSYCILSASLGHMVLISIDRYLAICDPLLYSSKVTLTKVKICICLCWACSIIYNGLILLDHLGRPDRFNSCHGECVVVISHISGTVDLFITFVGPCTVMVVLYMRVFVVAVSQMRVIQSQTAATKMRAAPTAKRSERKAARTLGIVIAVFLMCFCPYYYPALAGQDTSNSLSYFSVLSWVMLMNSCVNPLIYALFYRWFRKAIKLILTLRILQPHSWEVNIL from the coding sequence aTGGATGGCACTGGGGGCCCCCCACTCTGCTTCCCTGACTTCAACTCCTCCTGCAGACGTCTGCTGCTACCCCGCTCTGAGTCTTCACTCCTCTACACCCTGCTGGCCTTCGTCTCTCtgctcactgtcacactcaaCCTGCTCGTCATCATCTCCATCTCCCACTTCCAGCAGCTCCACACCCCGACTAACACCCTGCTCCTGTCTCTGGCCGTGTCCGACCTGGTGGTGGGGCTGCTGGTGATGCCTATCGAAGGCCTGCGTTACATGTTGATGTGCTGGCTGCTGGGGAGGCTGATGTGTGCTCTGACTCCTTATGTCTCTTATTGTATTCTCTCAGCTTCTTTGGGCCACATGGTGCTCATATCCATAGATCGCTATCTTGCTATATGTGACCCACTGCTCTATTCCTCTAAAGTCACCCTGACTAAGGTTAAAatctgtatctgtctgtgttGGGCCTGTTCAATTATCTACAACGGGCTGATTCTACTGGACCATTTAGGGCGGCCGGACAGGTTCAACTCCTGCCACGGCGAGTGTGTGGTAGTCATCAGCCACATCTCAGGAACTGTTGACCTCTTCATCACCTTTGTTGGGCCCTGTACTGTCATGGTTGTGCTGTATATGAGGGTGTTTGTAGTTGCTGTATCTCAGATGAGAGTCATTCAGTCACAGACTGCTGCCACTAAGATGAGAGCGGCTCCGACTGCTAAAAGATCAGAGAGGAAGGCAGCCAGGACTCTTGGCATTGTGATAGCTGTGTTTCTAATGTGCTTCTGTCCGTATTACTACCCAGCTCTGGCAGGTCAAGACACCTCCAATAGCTTGTCGTACTTTAGTGTGTTGTCCTGGGTCATGTTGATGAACTCCTGTGTGAACCCTCTGATCTACGCTCTGTTCTACCGCTGGTTTAGAAAAGCTATCAAACTCATCCTAACACTCAGAATACTGCAGCCTCACTCCTGGGAGGTCAACATCCTGTAG